The Lachnospiraceae bacterium KM106-2 nucleotide sequence TCTTTGTCAGCAGAGAATTTTTGACCATCATAAAGAGTTATCTTTCCCTGATCAAGGCCATACGGACAGCCGGGTCAAATGCCGCTTTGGCAACTTTGTTGCCTTATTGATTGAGCTGATTGCTCAAATTTTATAAGTTGGTTACTATAAACTTCACTTGTGAAACGATCAATAAGAGTATTAAAAGTAATTCTTTTGCTATATAGACTCTAACCGTTATTATGATATTTTTTATCAAGTAATCCTAACAAGTGAACGTAGATAGGCTACGAGCACTTGTTTTTTTAATGTTAAAATGTGCTTCCATTCTCTTGTGATCATTTTAAAGAAATTAACAAAAAGGAGGCTGTATCGTGGATAACAAATTAACTCTATACGGTTTTAATAATTTAACGAAATCACTCAGCTTTAATATTTATGATGTTTGTTATGCCAAATCAAGGAGGGAACAACTCGATTATATTGGTTACATCGATGAACAATATAACTCGGAGCGCCTTACGAATATCATGTATCAGCTTACCGAGATGATCGGCGCACATGTCTTAAACGTCTCAAAACAGGACTATGAGCCGCAAGGTGCAAGTGTGACCTTCCTCATCGCAGAAGGCTCCATGATACCAGTTAACAATGATACTGTAGTCGCCCATCTAGACAAAAGCCACGTAACCGTTCATACGTATCCGGAATATCATCCCGATACCTTTCTTGCTACCTTTCGAGTTGATATTGATGTGGCTACTTGCGGTGAGATTACTCCTCTGTCTACTTTGGACTATCTTATTGGAAGCTTTGACTCAGATATTATAACGATGGATTATCGGGTGCGTGGTTTTACAAGAGATGTAAGCGGCAAAAAGCTATTTCTCGATCACAAGATCTCATCCATTCAAGACTATATCAACGATGAAATCTTAAAGCATTATGATGCAATTGACATCAATATGTATCAGGCAAACCTCTTTCATACGAAAATGATGTTAAAAGAGATCGATCTTCAGAACTATCTCTTTAATACCGATATCTATGAACTCCCACCAAAGACGAGACTTGAAATCACGAATAATCTGCGCCGGGAAATGATTGAAATATTCTCAGGCA carries:
- a CDS encoding S-adenosylmethionine decarboxylase proenzyme, prokaryotic class 1A: MDNKLTLYGFNNLTKSLSFNIYDVCYAKSRREQLDYIGYIDEQYNSERLTNIMYQLTEMIGAHVLNVSKQDYEPQGASVTFLIAEGSMIPVNNDTVVAHLDKSHVTVHTYPEYHPDTFLATFRVDIDVATCGEITPLSTLDYLIGSFDSDIITMDYRVRGFTRDVSGKKLFLDHKISSIQDYINDEILKHYDAIDINMYQANLFHTKMMLKEIDLQNYLFNTDIYELPPKTRLEITNNLRREMIEIFSGSNIF